GCAGGTACTTGGCCATCACGTAGGCATCTGAGGCTCCCAAGGCCCTGACGCTCTCCACGAAGGGCCTCTCCTTGAGCGATAGTATCATGCTCCTGACCACCCTAGCAACAGTGGGCCAGCTCGTTATTGCAATGGCCACGATGAGCACTAAGAACATCTGAGTTCCTAGCCACGTGCCCTTGAAGACCATAGCTAGGAAAATCACTAAGAGGAGGCTGGGCATGACCATGAAGAGGTCCACTATCCTCATGAGCACCTCGTCCACCTTGCCTCCCTTGTAGCCAGCGACCATCCCTACCACCACGCCTATGGCCACGGCCGAAACCGCTGATACTATTCCTATCATGAGGGAGATCCTAGCTCCGTAGATCAGCTCGCTCAGTATGTCTTGGCCTGCATCATTGGTGCCCAGCGGATGCTTCCAGCTCGGAGGCTCCAGAGGTCTGCCGGTCCTCTTGTAGGGGTCGTAGGGTGCTAGATAGGGCGCGAACAGCGCCATCACCACTATGATCGTGAGCAGGATGGATCCGAAGAGCGAGGCCTTGTGGCTCCTGACTATGCCCATGAACTCCTTTATTCCCTGTACTTTCCTCTGCCATCCCGTCTTCTTGAGGTTCCTTATCAGCTCTTCCTTCCTGACTGCCGTCATCAGGTCACCCTGACCCTAGGATCGAGTACTCCGTAGAGCAGATCGGCCACCAAGTTGGCCAAGAGGACCGTGACCGTCATTATGATGAAGGCCCCTTGGACGAGGAAGTAATCATCGTTCATTATGGCGTCGAAGATTAGTCTCCCCATGCCGGGGTAGCTGAACACAGTCTCCGTCAAGATCGCTCCATTTATCATGAAACCGAACCTCAGGGCCGTTACCGTGACCATAGGCAGGATCGCCACCCTAGCTGCGTGCCTGTACATGACGGTCCTCTCCGCTAACCCTTTGAGCTTCGCCATCCAGACGAAGTCCTGTCCCATGACCTCGACCATCGCGTTCCTCATGTAGAGCATGTACATCCCAATCTCCCTGACAACCAACACAGTGATCGGGAGGGCCGCGTGCCAGGCTATATCAGCGAGGTAGTCGAGCACGGACGGGAACTCCTTAGCTGGCGTTACCGATCCGGCCAAGGGGAACAGTCCGAGGTAGTAGCCGAAGAACATCAGGAAGAGCAGGGCGAGCCAGAAGTGAGGGGTGCTCCTGATGAAGAGGGCCGTCGAGGTCACCACCACGTCGTACCTAGTGCCATGCTTCCAAG
The nucleotide sequence above comes from Thermoproteota archaeon. Encoded proteins:
- a CDS encoding ABC transporter permease; this encodes MTAVRKEELIRNLKKTGWQRKVQGIKEFMGIVRSHKASLFGSILLTIIVVMALFAPYLAPYDPYKRTGRPLEPPSWKHPLGTNDAGQDILSELIYGARISLMIGIVSAVSAVAIGVVVGMVAGYKGGKVDEVLMRIVDLFMVMPSLLLVIFLAMVFKGTWLGTQMFLVLIVAIAITSWPTVARVVRSMILSLKERPFVESVRALGASDAYVMAKYLLPNTAPLILAETLLRTASNMITEASLSFLGLGDATQKSWGMMLHYAFSRQAIVLGLWTWVIPPGLMISLSVLSLLLVGQALEIYVNPRLRRR
- a CDS encoding ABC transporter permease, which produces MTSYSVFLIRKVLAIFLTFIAAVTFVFIMVRLVGDPFGTLVLEDPRITPEQIEKIKAVYGLDKPLHEQYVDFILNTFKGEFGYSLHYQRPVMDVIMERLPWTLLLLLPAIIISTILSIYTGMKTAWKHGTRYDVVVTSTALFIRSTPHFWLALLFLMFFGYYLGLFPLAGSVTPAKEFPSVLDYLADIAWHAALPITVLVVREIGMYMLYMRNAMVEVMGQDFVWMAKLKGLAERTVMYRHAARVAILPMVTVTALRFGFMINGAILTETVFSYPGMGRLIFDAIMNDDYFLVQGAFIIMTVTVLLANLVADLLYGVLDPRVRVT